A genomic segment from Spinacia oleracea cultivar Varoflay chromosome 3, BTI_SOV_V1, whole genome shotgun sequence encodes:
- the LOC130469869 gene encoding uncharacterized mitochondrial protein AtMg00810-like, producing MCEPRKPHLQAGIHVVKYLVGTIDWGLYYPVDSELKLISFCDLDWGNYAFSSRSLSGHCVFLGKSLVSWKTKKQKIVSKSLTEAKYRCMTQTISELFWLNGVLEDLGFTMPKPIDLLCDNISAIHLAHNPIFHEEQNF from the coding sequence ATGTGTGAACCAAGAAAACCACATTTACAGGCTGGTATTCACGTGGTGAAATATTTGGTTGGTACAATTGATTGGGGTTTATACTACCCTGTTGACTCTGAATTGAAGTTAATCTCATTTTGTGATTTAGATTGGGGCAACTATGCCTTTAGTTCAAGATCTCTTTCTGGACACTGTGTTTTTCTGGGGAAATCATTGGTATCTTGGAAGACAAAGAAGCAAAAGATTGTATCAAAGTCATTAACAGAAGCAAAATATAGGTGTATGACACAAACAATAAGTGAGCTTTTTTGGTTGAATGGAGTACTAGAAGATTTGGGGTTCACTATGCCTAAGCCTATTGATCTGTTATGTGACAACATATCAGCAATTCACCTGGCACATAATCCTATTTTTCATGAAGAACAAAACTTTTGA